Proteins from a genomic interval of Amycolatopsis sp. cg13:
- a CDS encoding SDR family oxidoreductase, translated as MNDFTGKIALITGGGRGVGAEIGALLAKGGAHVILDYCRDAKQAETTLARILSDGGSAELIRANVTDQDAVERLFTAVGEQHGRLDVLVNNAASGELSYLDGVTAKGLARAAATNWWGPMWCALQAAPLMPPGAAIVNISAHGAAFALPGYGGLGPSKAALESLTRYLAAELGPRRIRANAASGGVLESEIASRLPHSPELFASISQLTPLGRLGTQREMAQVAVFLASSAASWINGQTVVVDGGLLAAPLPSPRPEPL; from the coding sequence GTGAACGACTTCACCGGCAAGATCGCCTTGATCACCGGGGGCGGACGAGGCGTGGGCGCGGAAATCGGCGCTCTCCTGGCCAAGGGCGGCGCCCACGTCATCCTCGACTACTGCCGTGACGCCAAGCAGGCCGAGACGACGCTCGCGCGCATCCTCTCCGACGGCGGATCAGCCGAACTGATCCGGGCGAACGTCACTGACCAGGACGCTGTCGAGCGATTGTTCACCGCCGTCGGCGAACAGCACGGCCGGCTGGACGTCCTGGTGAACAATGCCGCCAGCGGCGAACTGTCCTATCTCGACGGTGTCACTGCCAAAGGCCTGGCCAGGGCGGCGGCGACCAACTGGTGGGGGCCGATGTGGTGCGCTCTCCAGGCAGCGCCGCTCATGCCCCCCGGCGCGGCGATCGTCAACATCTCCGCCCACGGCGCGGCGTTCGCCCTCCCCGGATACGGCGGCCTCGGCCCTTCCAAGGCCGCGTTGGAGAGCCTGACCCGCTACCTGGCGGCCGAACTCGGGCCGCGCCGTATCCGGGCCAACGCGGCCTCGGGCGGAGTCCTCGAGAGCGAGATCGCCTCCCGCTTGCCGCACTCTCCCGAACTTTTCGCTTCGATCAGCCAGCTCACCCCTCTGGGGCGTCTGGGCACCCAGCGCGAAATGGCGCAGGTGGCGGTTTTCCTCGCCTCCTCGGCGGCGAGCTGGATCAACGGGCAGACCGTGGTCGTCGACGGGGGCCTGCTGGCCGCTCCGCTCCCTTCGCCTCGCCCGGAGCCCCTATGA
- a CDS encoding alpha/beta hydrolase, translating into MRFSSRNVRWAAGQMGRIALAPGLPIPVQRRRSEMVAGFLRPPRQARIRAASEGGIRGEWIEYDSPAPRGILLYLHGGGYVLGSPKGHRSMVARLTRACAVRTFSADYRLAPEHSFPCALDDVLAVYRALSASGEPIVVAGDSAGGGLALALAMAVRDAAGEPPAAVAMICPWLDLTAEGARLRGTAPREPLLTPDALARWAEAYTTDATDPLVSPLLGNLAGLPPLVLHSAGDDLLADDADRLTRRAHQQGAHIEHRRYPGRWHAFHLFGGLCGSADEAIADLAAGVRSHLPARRPAL; encoded by the coding sequence ATGCGGTTCTCTTCGCGGAATGTTCGCTGGGCGGCCGGGCAGATGGGGCGGATCGCGCTGGCTCCGGGGCTGCCAATACCGGTACAGCGACGCAGATCCGAGATGGTGGCGGGGTTTCTCCGGCCGCCGCGACAGGCCCGGATCCGTGCTGCTTCGGAAGGCGGGATCCGTGGCGAATGGATCGAATACGACAGTCCCGCGCCGCGCGGAATCCTTCTCTACCTGCATGGCGGCGGGTACGTGCTCGGTTCGCCGAAAGGCCACCGGTCGATGGTGGCCCGCCTGACCCGCGCGTGCGCGGTGCGTACGTTCTCGGCGGACTACCGGCTGGCTCCCGAACATTCCTTTCCCTGCGCTCTGGACGACGTTTTGGCCGTCTACCGCGCGCTGTCGGCGTCGGGGGAACCGATCGTTGTGGCCGGTGACTCCGCAGGGGGCGGGCTCGCCTTGGCACTGGCCATGGCGGTCCGCGACGCGGCGGGGGAGCCGCCCGCCGCGGTGGCGATGATCTGCCCGTGGCTCGATCTCACCGCGGAGGGAGCGCGGCTTCGCGGCACGGCACCCCGCGAGCCACTTCTGACCCCCGACGCACTGGCGCGCTGGGCCGAGGCATACACCACCGACGCGACCGATCCGCTGGTGTCCCCGCTCCTCGGAAACTTGGCCGGGCTGCCGCCGCTGGTCCTCCATTCGGCCGGCGACGACCTCCTTGCCGACGACGCGGACCGGCTCACGCGGCGGGCGCACCAGCAAGGCGCGCACATCGAACACCGCCGTTATCCCGGCCGGTGGCACGCGTTCCACCTTTTCGGCGGTCTGTGCGGCTCCGCCGATGAGGCCATCGCGGACTTGGCCGCCGGGGTCCGGTCCCATCTTCCAGCACGGAGGCCGGCCCTGTGA
- a CDS encoding PucR family transcriptional regulator — translation MDSGWPRPGRHIAELMRDAAECLLESRSAAIDEVVAAAHRGAEYRAMLEDPQLAAADRHMSKAYFRHWLSATLQDPGARVEPCADPEVLQFARDLVRRGLDMHDLGSWRGAQHGAWALWVDACFATTAVVDELRDLMKASERSMTTFIDDSIAALDEYVEQERAKLAQGASAERHSTVQLLLEGAPIGRALAESRLGYALAGNHVAAIIWSDSADEVTGLDAAAEAVTKICGASYRFTLNSSTTTLWVWVPADAVPPAETAEAAMGGLPGIHVAFGRRGRDLDGFRRSHLDAAAAQRLLARIGSTRRVVRYEDVALVSVLTADMTQADQFVTDTLGDLATADPVLRQTVLTYVRERFNGSATAERMFTHRNTIERRLARADQLLPAPLADNAASVVAALMLVQLRG, via the coding sequence GTGGACTCAGGCTGGCCGCGACCGGGTCGGCACATCGCCGAACTGATGCGGGACGCCGCCGAGTGCCTCCTGGAATCGAGGAGCGCGGCGATCGACGAGGTGGTGGCCGCCGCCCACCGAGGAGCCGAGTACCGCGCGATGCTGGAGGATCCGCAGCTCGCAGCGGCCGACCGGCACATGAGCAAGGCTTACTTCAGGCACTGGCTGTCGGCCACGCTGCAGGACCCCGGAGCGCGAGTCGAGCCGTGCGCCGACCCGGAGGTGCTGCAGTTCGCCCGCGATCTGGTGCGGCGCGGCCTGGACATGCACGATCTCGGTTCGTGGCGGGGCGCCCAGCACGGGGCGTGGGCGCTGTGGGTCGACGCTTGTTTCGCGACGACGGCCGTCGTCGACGAGCTCCGCGACCTGATGAAAGCGTCCGAGCGGTCGATGACGACCTTCATCGACGATTCGATCGCGGCGCTCGACGAGTACGTCGAACAGGAACGGGCGAAGCTCGCGCAGGGCGCCAGTGCCGAACGGCACTCCACCGTTCAGCTCTTGCTCGAAGGCGCGCCGATCGGCCGGGCGCTCGCCGAATCGCGCCTCGGGTACGCGCTGGCGGGCAATCATGTCGCCGCGATCATCTGGAGCGACTCCGCCGACGAGGTCACAGGTCTCGACGCAGCTGCCGAAGCGGTGACGAAGATATGCGGAGCCTCGTACCGATTCACCCTGAACTCCAGCACGACCACGCTGTGGGTATGGGTCCCGGCGGATGCGGTCCCGCCGGCCGAGACGGCGGAGGCCGCCATGGGCGGCCTTCCGGGAATCCATGTCGCGTTCGGGCGTCGGGGGCGGGATCTCGACGGTTTTCGCCGGAGCCACTTGGATGCCGCCGCCGCGCAGCGGCTTCTGGCGCGGATCGGCTCGACGCGTCGCGTTGTCCGCTACGAGGACGTCGCCTTGGTGTCGGTGCTCACGGCCGACATGACACAGGCCGATCAGTTCGTCACCGACACCCTGGGCGACCTCGCGACCGCCGACCCGGTGCTGCGGCAGACGGTGCTGACCTACGTCCGGGAACGGTTCAACGGCTCCGCAACCGCGGAGCGGATGTTCACGCACCGCAACACCATCGAACGGCGGCTGGCCCGCGCCGATCAGCTGCTGCCGGCGCCGCTCGCCGACAACGCCGCGAGCGTCGTCGCCGCGCTCATGCTCGTGCAATTGCGGGGCTGA
- a CDS encoding NAD(P)-binding domain-containing protein, with product MQSAPRAHHRRDGEQTERTTSHDVAVLGCGLMGSALARSLAGGGKSVAGWNRTHHRADALASTAIAPVREIDGAVHAAPLVLACLTTYDSALVALEPVSDLTGITLVSVGSAAPSDLETFGVWGSILGYPEQIGTEGTAILCSGSETARSEHSESLTLLTPVSVRVSSDVKIASVLNTGLVGMFLVPAVSAYVEAATCMLGQGVDQAFLETLTPAAFGSIQAETARVATAIASGDFTTDQATIATYAQALDGAIDIAKETGLNPPGVLGRDREPERSRRCRTG from the coding sequence GTGCAGTCGGCACCGCGCGCACATCATCGAAGAGATGGAGAACAAACGGAGAGGACCACCTCGCATGACGTCGCAGTTCTCGGTTGCGGGCTGATGGGATCCGCGCTCGCGCGGTCGCTCGCCGGCGGTGGCAAGTCCGTCGCTGGCTGGAACCGCACGCACCACCGAGCAGACGCACTGGCCAGCACCGCGATTGCGCCCGTGCGGGAGATCGACGGCGCCGTCCATGCCGCGCCGCTGGTCCTGGCGTGCCTCACCACATACGACAGCGCCCTCGTGGCCCTCGAGCCCGTGTCGGACTTGACCGGCATCACGCTCGTCAGTGTGGGCAGCGCAGCCCCATCAGACCTCGAAACTTTCGGGGTCTGGGGGTCGATCCTCGGATATCCGGAACAGATCGGCACCGAGGGGACGGCGATCCTCTGCTCCGGATCCGAAACCGCCAGGTCCGAGCACAGCGAGAGCCTGACCTTGCTGACTCCAGTGTCTGTCCGGGTGTCCTCGGACGTCAAGATCGCCAGTGTGCTGAACACAGGACTTGTCGGCATGTTCCTGGTCCCGGCCGTCAGTGCCTATGTGGAGGCGGCGACCTGCATGCTCGGGCAAGGAGTTGATCAGGCCTTTCTCGAAACCCTGACGCCTGCCGCGTTCGGGTCCATTCAGGCCGAGACGGCGCGGGTCGCAACGGCCATTGCCAGCGGTGATTTCACAACGGATCAAGCAACGATCGCCACCTACGCCCAAGCCTTGGACGGAGCCATCGACATCGCGAAGGAAACCGGGCTGAACCCCCCGGGTGTTCTTGGCCGCGATCGAGAACCTGAACGTAGCCGTCGATGCCGGACTGGGTGA
- a CDS encoding aldehyde dehydrogenase translates to MNTPMTLAQPASYIAGEWVRCRALDSWNVDPNTREPVHRAVATSPDDLERALQYAQRAYDALDWAGEDFRISRAEALERAAANVEERLEEIARVDAITSGTPISATRKLAAFLPARIRGAAAETRALSRVTALAAGGRDVRLHRVPWGPAAILTPWNGPSFIPAAKVASAVASGCPVLLKPSEHAPASAQIIVECFIDAGLPDGALQLVHGAVDIGAALTGDRRVQVVSFTGGPGAGRAIARAAAEDFKVLQLELGGNNPVLVLEDADLDVTADGILAGLTNLNGQWCEGPGKILAPHRLVRPLREALDERIARLRIGHSLDEDSDIGPIANEPHYRTLLQRIEGLRGLGAEIDQPGDLPGLPGFFFSPAVAAGSDPDRTTAELFGPVVSLHGVDSDEEALRVANAHPSGLDAYVFGTDLDRAIAIGAHVRSGEVRVNGAKLADLGDGSAQSFWGHSGIGGHGPAESVRVFCGDRVVGVDSPDLPM, encoded by the coding sequence ATGAACACTCCGATGACGCTCGCCCAGCCGGCGAGCTATATCGCCGGCGAGTGGGTGCGATGCCGAGCGCTGGACAGCTGGAACGTCGACCCGAACACGCGCGAGCCGGTCCATCGCGCGGTAGCCACTTCGCCGGACGACCTCGAACGCGCGCTGCAGTACGCCCAGCGCGCTTACGACGCGCTCGACTGGGCGGGCGAGGACTTCCGCATCAGCCGGGCCGAGGCGCTCGAACGGGCCGCGGCGAACGTCGAGGAGCGGCTCGAGGAGATCGCCCGCGTCGACGCGATCACGAGCGGCACCCCGATCAGCGCCACCCGCAAACTCGCCGCGTTCCTCCCCGCCCGGATCCGAGGCGCCGCTGCCGAGACCCGGGCGCTCTCCCGAGTCACCGCGCTCGCCGCCGGCGGCCGTGACGTCCGGCTCCATCGGGTGCCGTGGGGGCCTGCCGCGATCCTCACCCCGTGGAACGGCCCGAGCTTCATCCCGGCGGCGAAAGTGGCGAGCGCGGTGGCGTCGGGCTGCCCGGTGCTGCTCAAGCCGTCCGAGCACGCTCCTGCCAGCGCGCAGATCATCGTCGAGTGCTTCATCGACGCCGGCCTGCCCGACGGCGCGCTGCAACTCGTGCACGGCGCGGTTGACATCGGGGCCGCGCTCACCGGCGACCGCCGGGTCCAGGTCGTGTCCTTCACCGGCGGCCCGGGAGCCGGGCGGGCCATCGCCCGCGCCGCGGCCGAGGACTTCAAAGTCCTTCAGCTCGAGCTCGGCGGCAACAATCCCGTCCTCGTGCTCGAGGACGCCGACCTCGACGTGACCGCCGACGGCATCCTCGCCGGCCTGACGAACCTGAACGGCCAGTGGTGCGAGGGACCGGGGAAGATCCTGGCTCCGCACCGGCTGGTGCGGCCGCTGCGGGAGGCCCTCGACGAGCGGATCGCGCGGCTGCGGATCGGGCATTCGCTCGACGAGGACTCCGACATCGGCCCGATCGCCAACGAGCCGCACTACCGGACTCTGCTCCAGCGGATCGAGGGCCTGCGCGGGCTCGGCGCCGAGATCGACCAGCCCGGGGACCTGCCCGGGCTGCCTGGCTTCTTCTTTTCGCCCGCAGTCGCCGCCGGCTCCGACCCGGATCGCACGACGGCCGAGCTTTTCGGGCCGGTCGTCTCCTTGCACGGCGTGGATTCGGACGAGGAAGCGCTACGCGTCGCCAACGCCCACCCGTCAGGTCTGGACGCCTATGTGTTCGGCACCGACCTCGACCGCGCGATCGCGATTGGCGCCCACGTGAGGTCGGGCGAGGTGCGCGTCAACGGCGCGAAGCTCGCCGATCTCGGCGACGGCTCCGCCCAGAGTTTCTGGGGCCACTCCGGCATCGGCGGCCACGGCCCGGCGGAATCGGTGCGGGTGTTCTGCGGCGATCGGGTCGTCGGAGTCGACTCGCCGGATCTGCCGATGTAG
- a CDS encoding Zn-dependent alcohol dehydrogenase: MITTRAAVLTKVGEPLRLTDIHVDEPEPHEVRIAVTHVGLCHSDLHYMTGAVAIEVPVVVGHEVAGIVESVGSAVPGLRPGDHVTGALTPSCGECANCNAGRSTQCQRIDEIRRRPRPAYTLPDGTPVARLGDLGAFSSHILLRANAAVKLPDGVPTRVGCLLSCCVVTGVGAVFRGARVRPGSTVAVIGCGGVGSAVIQGARLAGASAIVAIDLDEQRLRAARGFGATHTLNGGMNDLAGAIRGVLDDGVDYAFEAVGSARTAATALEVVRPAGTACLVGIAPGGTQLTLPASDFFFGEKRLIGSYMGSGQAREDIAQFARLYQQGRLLLDEMVTEVIGFDRINEGFEAMKSGDVTRIVVAMPRGSETPVDQETR; encoded by the coding sequence ATGATCACGACTCGCGCGGCCGTGCTCACCAAGGTGGGCGAACCTCTGCGCCTGACTGACATCCACGTCGACGAGCCCGAGCCGCACGAGGTGCGGATCGCCGTCACGCACGTCGGGTTGTGCCACAGCGACCTGCACTACATGACCGGTGCCGTCGCCATCGAGGTGCCGGTGGTGGTCGGTCATGAGGTGGCAGGCATCGTCGAATCCGTCGGCTCGGCTGTGCCGGGCCTGCGCCCGGGCGACCACGTCACCGGCGCGCTCACCCCGTCGTGCGGCGAGTGCGCGAACTGCAACGCGGGCCGTTCGACACAGTGCCAGCGGATCGACGAGATCCGGCGTCGTCCGCGGCCCGCGTATACCTTGCCCGACGGCACGCCGGTCGCCCGGCTCGGCGACCTGGGCGCGTTCTCCTCGCACATCCTGCTGCGCGCGAACGCCGCTGTGAAGCTGCCCGACGGCGTGCCCACCCGAGTCGGCTGCCTGCTGTCGTGCTGCGTCGTCACCGGCGTCGGCGCGGTGTTCCGCGGCGCCCGGGTGCGTCCGGGATCCACGGTCGCGGTGATCGGCTGCGGTGGAGTCGGCTCGGCTGTCATCCAGGGCGCGCGGCTCGCGGGCGCGTCGGCGATCGTCGCGATCGACCTTGACGAGCAGAGGTTGCGCGCTGCCCGCGGCTTCGGCGCGACCCACACGTTGAACGGCGGCATGAACGACCTGGCCGGTGCGATACGGGGCGTGCTGGACGACGGCGTCGATTACGCCTTCGAGGCCGTCGGCTCGGCCCGCACCGCGGCGACTGCCCTCGAAGTGGTGCGGCCTGCCGGCACCGCCTGCCTCGTCGGCATCGCCCCCGGCGGCACCCAGCTGACCCTCCCCGCGTCGGACTTTTTCTTCGGCGAAAAGCGCCTGATCGGCTCGTACATGGGGTCGGGGCAGGCGCGGGAGGACATCGCCCAGTTCGCCCGGCTGTACCAGCAGGGCAGGCTGCTGCTGGACGAGATGGTCACCGAGGTCATCGGTTTCGACCGGATCAACGAGGGCTTCGAGGCGATGAAGTCCGGCGACGTCACCCGCATCGTCGTGGCCATGCCGAGAGGTTCCGAAACCCCCGTCGACCAGGAGACTCGATGA
- a CDS encoding AMP-binding protein: MPGDPAIVTTPGGETARCPAVALDRMGETPRVRTVTGLLGEGTARTPDAELLRFGDVSWTYAQADASSSRLAHRLIEADGVVPGDRVAIMLPNVAQWPLSWFAVLKAGAVAVPVNSAYRAADLAFVLRDSGAKVVVTDAEHRPLVREVVSGDADLADIRVVDVADAAEAGFPATAPGPAISPDTLANLQYTSGTTGFPKACMLTHDYWTSIAWGCAAAAGLGDDDVLLTAQPFSYMDPQWNTVLALTVGAPLVVLPRFSASGFMADVRRHGATFCYVLGSMPTLLFKQPPADDDRDNSLRAVFCSAIPAALHARLEDRWDAPWREVYGMTESGIDLISPLDDAGAVGSGSIGRPVPTKRVRIMDPDGVEAPAGTPGELTVSGAPMMLGYWNRPEETARTLRDGWLRTGDLAVADDRGEIRLVGRIKDMVRRGGENVASAEVEAALETDDLVVAAAVVAEPDEVLGEEVKAFVQLAAGATGDRTTAEAIIGRVSERLARFKVPRYVEFVAEFPRTPSERVSKPALRARAAEVPGVTFDLRDGTRSATAAVTDAAAEHVLVDLVREVAVITLQRPSKLNALTVGMRLRLASLIREYGAGERCRGIVITGAGRAFSAGEDLSAPPTTFAEMRQTFETFHDVTRAVIETRVPVVAAINGIAVGGASEITLCCDARLGTPQTTFFQPENARGLTISNASSVLLPRLVRNHAMRMILGSERVGADEALRIGLLDQLVELDDLLDRAVETVRAWTPEGGNNTALHLALLRPSSEEIERAFALEDAAADTSWSSGALTAGIAGFWSARKPSAATGESR; this comes from the coding sequence ATGCCCGGTGACCCCGCAATCGTGACAACGCCCGGCGGCGAAACAGCGCGGTGCCCAGCAGTCGCGCTCGACCGGATGGGGGAGACGCCTCGGGTGCGCACCGTCACCGGCTTGCTGGGGGAGGGCACTGCCCGCACTCCTGATGCCGAGCTGCTGCGCTTCGGTGATGTTTCGTGGACTTACGCGCAGGCCGACGCGTCGTCTTCGCGACTGGCGCACCGTCTGATCGAGGCCGACGGCGTGGTGCCGGGCGACCGCGTAGCGATCATGCTGCCGAACGTCGCGCAGTGGCCGCTGAGCTGGTTCGCGGTGCTCAAAGCCGGAGCCGTCGCCGTGCCCGTCAATTCGGCGTACCGCGCGGCTGATCTGGCGTTCGTTTTGCGCGACTCCGGCGCGAAGGTGGTCGTCACCGACGCCGAGCATCGCCCGTTGGTGCGCGAGGTGGTGTCCGGCGACGCCGATCTCGCGGACATCCGCGTCGTCGACGTCGCAGACGCCGCGGAAGCAGGTTTCCCCGCGACCGCCCCCGGTCCCGCGATCTCCCCGGACACTCTGGCCAACCTGCAGTACACCTCGGGCACAACCGGATTTCCGAAGGCGTGCATGCTGACCCACGACTACTGGACCAGCATCGCCTGGGGCTGTGCCGCGGCGGCCGGCCTCGGCGACGACGACGTGCTGCTGACGGCTCAACCCTTCTCGTACATGGACCCGCAGTGGAACACGGTGCTCGCACTTACTGTCGGCGCGCCGCTGGTGGTGCTGCCGCGGTTCTCCGCGTCGGGGTTCATGGCCGACGTGCGGCGCCACGGCGCGACGTTCTGCTACGTCCTCGGATCGATGCCCACGCTGCTGTTCAAGCAGCCACCCGCCGATGACGACCGGGACAACAGCCTGCGCGCGGTGTTCTGCTCCGCGATCCCCGCAGCGCTGCACGCCCGGCTCGAGGACCGCTGGGACGCACCGTGGCGAGAGGTCTACGGCATGACCGAGAGCGGGATCGACCTCATCAGCCCGCTCGACGACGCCGGAGCCGTCGGGAGCGGCAGCATCGGGAGACCGGTGCCCACCAAACGGGTCAGGATTATGGACCCCGACGGTGTCGAAGCCCCGGCCGGCACCCCGGGCGAACTGACCGTATCCGGTGCGCCGATGATGCTCGGCTACTGGAACCGGCCCGAGGAGACCGCGCGGACGCTGCGCGACGGCTGGCTGCGCACCGGCGATCTCGCGGTCGCCGACGACCGGGGCGAGATCCGCCTCGTCGGCCGCATCAAGGACATGGTCCGCCGCGGCGGCGAGAACGTGGCCAGCGCCGAGGTGGAGGCAGCTCTCGAAACCGACGACCTGGTCGTCGCGGCCGCGGTCGTCGCCGAGCCCGACGAAGTCCTGGGGGAGGAAGTCAAGGCGTTTGTCCAGCTCGCGGCGGGCGCCACCGGCGACCGGACGACGGCCGAGGCGATTATCGGACGGGTCTCGGAGCGGCTCGCGCGGTTCAAAGTGCCGCGATACGTCGAATTCGTCGCGGAGTTTCCCCGAACCCCGTCGGAGCGGGTGTCGAAGCCCGCGCTCAGGGCTCGGGCGGCCGAGGTTCCCGGCGTCACGTTCGACCTGCGCGACGGGACTCGGTCGGCCACCGCGGCCGTGACGGACGCGGCCGCCGAACACGTGCTCGTCGACCTGGTCCGCGAGGTCGCTGTGATCACCCTGCAGCGACCCTCGAAGCTCAACGCGCTGACGGTCGGGATGAGACTGCGCCTCGCCTCGCTCATCCGGGAATACGGCGCCGGCGAGCGGTGCCGGGGCATAGTGATCACGGGCGCGGGCCGAGCGTTCAGCGCGGGCGAAGACCTCAGCGCTCCGCCGACCACGTTCGCCGAAATGCGCCAGACTTTCGAGACTTTTCACGATGTCACCCGCGCGGTGATCGAGACCCGGGTCCCCGTGGTCGCGGCGATCAACGGGATCGCGGTGGGCGGCGCCTCGGAGATCACGCTGTGCTGTGACGCGCGGCTGGGCACCCCTCAGACCACGTTTTTCCAGCCGGAGAATGCTCGCGGCCTCACCATCTCCAACGCGTCGAGCGTGTTGCTCCCTCGGCTCGTCCGCAATCACGCGATGCGAATGATCCTGGGCTCGGAGCGCGTCGGTGCCGACGAAGCCCTGCGGATCGGTCTGCTCGACCAGCTAGTCGAGTTGGACGACCTGCTGGATCGCGCCGTCGAGACCGTTCGCGCCTGGACACCGGAGGGCGGCAACAACACAGCTCTGCACCTCGCGCTGCTGCGGCCGTCGTCCGAAGAGATCGAGCGCGCGTTCGCGCTGGAGGACGCCGCGGCCGACACATCATGGAGCAGCGGTGCGTTGACCGCCGGCATCGCGGGCTTCTGGAGTGCCAGGAAGCCCTCCGCCGCGACCGGAGAGAGCCGATGA
- a CDS encoding gamma-glutamyl-gamma-aminobutyrate hydrolase family protein: MSGKPLVGITGRRFRLGLVAGTDDRYAAACVDSFMSAFATRVAKAGGVPVHLPYDADPLDACEWMSGVVITGGQDVHPARWGGDTSVVRDVDPRLDPHAHDPERDDYEFALTRAAVARGIPVLGVCRGMQLLNVALGGTLVADLPHGPVPHQSPLAAPTDGDAEHLVTFEPGSTAARIFGGSAVTNSWHHQAVDQCGAGLVVTGRAPDGVAEAVEAPGAPILGVQWHPEWMERDDPAMAWIVDESRKRQEAGECPVTPQS; encoded by the coding sequence GTGAGCGGCAAGCCACTGGTCGGGATCACCGGCCGCCGGTTCCGGCTGGGCTTGGTCGCCGGGACGGACGACCGCTACGCCGCGGCGTGCGTGGACTCTTTCATGTCGGCCTTCGCCACTCGCGTCGCCAAAGCGGGCGGGGTGCCCGTGCACCTGCCCTACGACGCGGATCCGCTGGATGCCTGCGAGTGGATGTCCGGGGTGGTGATCACCGGCGGGCAGGACGTGCACCCGGCCCGGTGGGGCGGCGACACCTCCGTGGTCCGCGACGTCGACCCTCGGCTCGATCCCCACGCGCACGACCCCGAACGCGACGACTACGAGTTCGCCCTGACCCGCGCCGCCGTCGCCCGCGGCATCCCCGTGCTGGGAGTGTGCCGCGGGATGCAGCTGCTCAACGTGGCTCTGGGCGGAACGCTCGTCGCGGACCTGCCGCACGGCCCGGTGCCTCATCAGTCGCCTCTGGCCGCGCCCACCGACGGCGATGCCGAGCACCTCGTGACCTTCGAGCCCGGCTCGACGGCCGCGCGGATCTTCGGCGGCAGCGCTGTCACCAACTCGTGGCACCACCAGGCCGTCGACCAGTGCGGCGCGGGGCTTGTCGTCACGGGCCGCGCGCCCGACGGGGTGGCAGAGGCCGTGGAGGCGCCCGGCGCGCCGATCCTCGGCGTGCAGTGGCACCCCGAGTGGATGGAACGGGACGACCCGGCCATGGCCTGGATCGTCGACGAATCGAGAAAACGGCAGGAGGCCGGAGAATGCCCGGTGACCCCGCAATCGTGA